One segment of Actinomyces sp. 432 DNA contains the following:
- the tkt gene encoding transketolase, which translates to MSTEPLELTDLDLKAINVAKALAADAVEAAGSGHPGTPISLAPVAHLLYQYELRHDPADPNWLGRDRFVLSAGHASLLQYCQLFLTGYGIPMEGFTHFRSPAGLPGHPEFGYTPGVETTTGPLGAGFSNAVGLAIAARREHGLFEPDAADGASLFDHFVYTIMGDGCMQEGVASEAASLAGTLQLGNLIAIYDDNDISIEGDTDISFTEDPSKRFEAYGWQVLDVDWKAGGAYHEDLQALHEALVAARAETKRPTMIRLHTIIAWPSPTKQGSEDSHGAKLGSEEVAGLKTALGLDPQASFQLPDDVLAFTRSHAAERAAAERADWDARFAAWQQAAPERAALLERLQAGKLDAGLDAALPVWEVGDALATRAASGKTLTALAPVAPELWGGSADLAGSNNTTMAGEPSFLPADLARSDGDGPYGRTLHFGIREHAMGGILNGIALDRLTRPYGGTFMVFSDYMRPAVRLAALMGLGSIFVWTHDSIGVGEDGPTHQPIEHLAALRAIPGLAVVRPADANETAAAWAEILRRPEGPAGIVLSRQNLTVHADAETARAGVHRGAYVLAEATDAAGTEVSSAVVLVATGSEVGVAMDAREVLQAEGTPTRVVSAPCLEWFAQQDEAYRASVLPEAGVRVSIEAGSAMGWREIVGDDGLIVSLDRFGASAPGTQLFKEYGFTGEAVAARVREALARA; encoded by the coding sequence ATGAGCACCGAGCCCCTCGAGCTCACCGACCTGGACCTCAAGGCCATTAACGTCGCCAAGGCGCTGGCCGCCGACGCCGTGGAGGCGGCGGGCTCTGGTCACCCCGGCACGCCAATCTCGCTGGCACCAGTGGCCCACCTGCTCTACCAGTACGAGCTGCGCCACGACCCCGCCGACCCGAACTGGCTGGGCCGCGACCGCTTCGTCCTGTCCGCCGGGCACGCCTCCCTGCTGCAGTACTGCCAGCTGTTCCTGACCGGCTACGGCATCCCTATGGAGGGCTTCACCCACTTCCGCTCCCCCGCCGGCCTGCCCGGGCACCCCGAGTTCGGATACACCCCCGGGGTTGAGACCACCACCGGCCCGCTGGGCGCGGGCTTTTCCAATGCCGTCGGCCTGGCCATCGCGGCCCGCCGCGAGCACGGCCTGTTCGAGCCGGACGCCGCCGACGGCGCCTCCCTGTTCGACCACTTCGTGTACACGATCATGGGCGACGGCTGCATGCAGGAGGGCGTCGCCTCCGAGGCCGCCTCTCTGGCCGGCACCCTGCAGCTGGGCAACCTGATCGCCATCTATGACGACAACGACATCTCCATCGAGGGCGACACCGATATCTCCTTCACCGAGGACCCCTCCAAGCGCTTCGAGGCCTACGGCTGGCAGGTGCTCGACGTCGACTGGAAGGCCGGCGGCGCCTACCACGAGGACCTGCAGGCCCTGCACGAGGCGCTGGTGGCGGCGCGTGCGGAGACCAAGCGCCCAACGATGATCCGCCTGCACACGATCATCGCCTGGCCCTCCCCCACCAAGCAGGGCTCGGAGGACTCTCACGGCGCCAAGCTCGGCTCCGAGGAGGTCGCCGGGCTGAAGACCGCCCTGGGGCTGGACCCGCAGGCATCCTTCCAGCTGCCCGACGACGTTCTTGCCTTCACCCGCTCGCACGCCGCCGAGCGCGCCGCGGCCGAGCGCGCCGACTGGGACGCCCGCTTCGCCGCCTGGCAGCAGGCCGCCCCCGAGCGGGCCGCCCTGCTGGAGCGGCTACAGGCAGGCAAGCTGGATGCGGGCCTGGACGCCGCACTGCCGGTGTGGGAGGTGGGTGACGCCCTGGCCACGCGTGCGGCCTCCGGCAAGACGCTCACGGCCCTGGCGCCGGTGGCCCCGGAGCTGTGGGGCGGGTCCGCGGACCTGGCCGGCTCCAACAACACCACCATGGCCGGGGAGCCCTCCTTCCTGCCCGCCGACCTGGCTCGTTCCGACGGTGACGGCCCCTACGGGCGCACCCTGCACTTCGGCATCCGCGAGCACGCCATGGGCGGGATTCTCAACGGCATCGCACTGGACCGTCTGACCCGCCCGTACGGGGGCACCTTCATGGTGTTCTCCGACTACATGCGCCCGGCCGTGCGCCTGGCGGCGCTGATGGGCCTGGGGTCCATCTTCGTGTGGACGCACGACTCCATCGGCGTGGGCGAGGACGGCCCCACCCACCAGCCGATTGAGCACCTGGCCGCGCTGCGCGCCATCCCGGGCCTGGCGGTGGTCCGTCCCGCTGACGCCAATGAGACGGCGGCCGCGTGGGCGGAGATCCTGCGCCGCCCGGAGGGCCCGGCCGGAATCGTGCTGTCCCGGCAGAACCTGACCGTCCACGCTGATGCCGAGACCGCCCGCGCCGGTGTGCACCGCGGCGCTTACGTGCTGGCCGAGGCCACGGATGCTGCTGGCACCGAGGTCTCCTCCGCGGTGGTGCTGGTCGCCACCGGCTCCGAGGTGGGCGTGGCCATGGACGCCCGCGAGGTGCTGCAGGCCGAGGGCACGCCCACCCGCGTGGTCTCCGCCCCCTGCCTGGAGTGGTTCGCCCAGCAGGACGAGGCCTACCGGGCCTCGGTGCTGCCCGAGGCGGGCGTGCGGGTGTCCATCGAGGCCGGCTCGGCCATGGGCTGGCGCGAGATTGTTGGCGACGACGGCCTGATCGTCTCCCTGGACCGCTTCGGCGCCTCCGCGCCCGGCACGCAGCTGTTCAAGGAGTACGGCTTCACCGGCGAGGCGGTAGCGGCGCGGGTGCGCGAGGCCCTGGCCCGAGCCTGA
- a CDS encoding class II aldolase/adducin family protein codes for MLETLKKELCEIAKRAQHDGLCKHKSGNFSIRDAETGLLVASPTSLDRDLLTPRDVVVMDLDAHVVENESGLRPTSEVLMHLEIYKERPELVAIVHTHSAYATSFALLNKPIPAIVYEVANLGLSRARIPVAPYGRPGTPELAASVRQAVREADCVLLEKHGAVAVDSRNLYEAYLKAAYIEELAQLYHQALTANGGVEPESFATEELQKWAYPAEITFPNQH; via the coding sequence ATGCTTGAAACCCTGAAGAAGGAACTGTGCGAGATCGCCAAGCGGGCGCAACACGACGGGCTGTGCAAGCACAAGTCCGGCAACTTCTCCATCCGCGACGCCGAAACCGGCCTGCTGGTCGCCTCGCCCACTTCCCTGGACCGTGACCTTTTGACCCCGCGCGACGTGGTGGTCATGGACCTCGACGCCCACGTCGTCGAGAACGAATCCGGCCTGCGACCCACCAGCGAGGTGCTCATGCACCTGGAGATCTACAAGGAGCGTCCCGAGCTGGTGGCCATCGTGCACACCCACTCGGCCTACGCCACCTCCTTCGCGCTGCTGAACAAGCCGATCCCCGCCATCGTCTACGAGGTCGCCAACCTGGGGCTGAGCCGGGCGCGCATTCCCGTGGCCCCGTACGGCCGCCCCGGCACCCCCGAGCTGGCCGCCTCGGTGCGTCAGGCCGTGCGCGAGGCCGACTGCGTGCTGCTGGAGAAGCACGGCGCCGTCGCCGTCGACTCCCGCAACCTGTACGAGGCCTACCTCAAGGCCGCCTACATCGAGGAGCTCGCCCAGCTCTACCACCAGGCGCTCACGGCCAACGGCGGCGTCGAGCCCGAGTCCTTCGCCACCGAGGAGCTCCAGAAGTGGGCGTATCCGGCGGAGATCACCTTCCCCAACCAGCACTGA
- a CDS encoding PTS galactitol transporter subunit IIC: MQILQDSVNFLLSLGAAIFVPIIIIIAGLIVRMKVKDAISAGITLGVAFSGMTMLISYMTEAITPAAQAMSDTIGVDLPITDGGWTTMSTISWSWPYAFLMFPLVIGINIVLILLKQTETFNADLWNVWGKIFTAVAVYYITGMVWLAFVIAAIQVVFELKTADFHQHRVETMTGIPGVTITHRMVFLAAPMYPIDWLLRKIPGLDRSFNAADLRDKLGIFAENHVLGFILGILFGVLARFDVAAILTLGIQAATALTLFPVISKYFMQALEPISNAISEYMRKRFNDRQLFVGLDWPFLGGANEIWIAVIWTIPVTLAYAFFLPGNGILPFAGIINICIAVAAYFASKGNIIRMLIQCTIFAPVFLWVGTAFAPFMTELANSTRAVELSAGQMISNSSIDAPIFTYALSHLMQVLDGNFIPLVIFVAWLVCFAAYSRSLIKERNEARAAAVEAGVTV, encoded by the coding sequence ATGCAAATCCTTCAGGACTCCGTCAACTTCCTGCTCTCGCTCGGGGCCGCCATCTTCGTCCCCATAATCATCATCATCGCCGGTCTGATCGTCCGGATGAAGGTGAAGGACGCCATCTCCGCGGGCATCACCCTGGGCGTGGCCTTCTCCGGCATGACCATGCTCATCAGCTACATGACCGAGGCGATCACGCCGGCCGCTCAGGCCATGTCGGACACCATCGGCGTGGACCTGCCCATCACCGACGGCGGGTGGACGACGATGTCCACGATCTCCTGGTCGTGGCCCTACGCCTTCCTGATGTTCCCACTGGTGATCGGCATCAACATCGTGCTGATCCTGCTGAAGCAGACCGAGACCTTCAACGCGGACCTGTGGAACGTGTGGGGCAAGATCTTCACCGCCGTCGCCGTGTACTACATAACCGGAATGGTGTGGCTGGCATTTGTCATCGCGGCCATTCAGGTGGTCTTCGAGCTGAAGACCGCGGACTTCCACCAGCACCGGGTGGAAACCATGACCGGCATTCCGGGCGTGACGATCACTCACCGCATGGTGTTCCTGGCCGCCCCCATGTACCCGATCGACTGGCTGCTGCGCAAGATCCCCGGGCTCGACCGCTCGTTCAACGCCGCCGACCTGCGCGACAAGCTCGGCATCTTCGCCGAGAACCACGTGCTGGGCTTCATCCTCGGCATCCTGTTCGGCGTCCTCGCCCGGTTTGACGTCGCCGCCATTTTGACGCTCGGCATTCAGGCCGCGACGGCGCTGACCCTGTTTCCGGTCATCTCCAAGTACTTCATGCAGGCGCTCGAGCCGATCTCGAACGCCATCTCCGAGTACATGCGCAAGCGCTTCAACGACCGGCAGCTGTTCGTCGGGCTTGACTGGCCCTTCCTCGGCGGCGCCAATGAGATCTGGATCGCCGTGATCTGGACCATCCCGGTGACCCTCGCCTACGCCTTCTTCCTGCCCGGCAACGGCATTCTCCCCTTTGCGGGCATCATCAACATCTGCATCGCGGTGGCGGCCTACTTCGCCAGCAAGGGCAACATCATCCGGATGCTCATCCAGTGCACGATCTTCGCGCCCGTGTTCCTGTGGGTGGGCACCGCCTTCGCCCCGTTCATGACCGAGTTGGCCAACTCCACCAGGGCGGTGGAGCTGTCCGCCGGGCAGATGATCTCCAACTCCTCCATCGACGCGCCCATCTTCACCTACGCGCTGTCCCACCTCATGCAAGTCCTCGACGGGAACTTCATCCCGCTGGTCATCTTCGTGGCCTGGCTGGTCTGCTTCGCGGCGTACTCGCGCAGCCTGATCAAGGAGCGCAACGAGGCGCGCGCGGCCGCCGTCGAGGCCGGAGTCACCGTCTGA
- a CDS encoding PTS sugar transporter subunit IIA, whose protein sequence is MAAMQLDLLKPDLIRLDWEVNDQQEFFERISAELLRAGYIRETFHEALVERERKYPTALPTMPEAVAIPHSDVEHIVKPFIASVRLARPIDWREMGNDDVVHPVRFIFVLGFVQEDRHVEVLQIMLQAFQDPAFMEQLSAAQTPDEYYRVLSGMSGIEAA, encoded by the coding sequence ATGGCAGCGATGCAGCTGGATCTGCTCAAGCCCGACCTGATCCGCCTCGACTGGGAGGTGAATGACCAGCAGGAGTTCTTCGAACGGATCTCGGCGGAGCTCCTGCGCGCGGGCTACATTCGGGAAACCTTCCATGAGGCGCTGGTGGAACGCGAGCGCAAGTACCCGACCGCGCTCCCAACCATGCCGGAGGCGGTTGCCATCCCCCACTCCGACGTCGAACACATCGTCAAGCCCTTCATCGCCTCGGTGCGCCTGGCCAGGCCGATTGACTGGCGGGAGATGGGCAACGACGACGTCGTCCACCCGGTTCGCTTCATCTTCGTCCTCGGCTTCGTGCAGGAGGACCGCCACGTGGAGGTACTGCAAATCATGCTGCAGGCCTTCCAGGACCCGGCCTTCATGGAGCAGCTGAGCGCGGCGCAGACCCCGGACGAGTACTACCGGGTGCTTTCCGGCATGTCCGGCATCGAGGCCGCCTGA
- a CDS encoding PTS sugar transporter subunit IIB — protein sequence MTAKVVVACGSGVATSQTVASKVSRLLKEAKVDADVQAVDLKSVDRHLADAAAYITIVRENKPRSVPVINGIAFLTGMGQDQELAKLIEAIKSSGSN from the coding sequence ATGACCGCAAAAGTAGTAGTCGCCTGCGGCAGCGGCGTCGCCACATCCCAGACGGTTGCCAGCAAGGTCAGCCGCCTACTGAAGGAGGCGAAGGTCGACGCCGACGTCCAGGCCGTCGACCTGAAGTCCGTCGACCGCCACCTGGCCGACGCCGCCGCCTACATCACCATCGTGCGGGAGAACAAGCCCCGCTCCGTCCCCGTCATTAACGGGATCGCGTTCCTGACCGGCATGGGGCAGGACCAGGAGCTGGCCAAGCTGATCGAGGCCATTAAGTCCTCCGGGAGCAACTGA
- a CDS encoding dihydroxyacetone kinase subunit DhaK, whose translation MKKILNSADSFVRDTMEGIEAAYGDRVALLDGDFRVLVSRYPAPEGKVGVVTAGGSGHLPLFLGYVGQGMLDGCAVGEVFASPAAEKMADMIRACDRGAGVLCLYGNYNGDVFNFRMACEDVEFDDIETRQLLGRDDVASSPKERADKRRGVAGLVYAFKIAGAAAEKMMTLDEVTAVTARALDNIRTMGVALSPCIVPKVGEPTFTIQEGQIEIGMGIHGEAGIEVRPMMTAEEIARLILETIEADLPLAAGDEVSVMINGLGGTPLEEQLIVYRSVHALLAERGVTVVMPHVGEFATSMEMAGLSVSVFKLDAELKELLRAPATTPFYTNANK comes from the coding sequence ATGAAGAAGATACTCAACAGCGCGGACAGCTTCGTCCGCGACACCATGGAGGGCATCGAAGCGGCCTACGGCGACCGTGTCGCCCTGCTCGACGGCGACTTCCGGGTGCTCGTCTCACGCTACCCGGCGCCGGAGGGCAAGGTCGGCGTCGTCACCGCCGGCGGCAGCGGGCACCTGCCCCTGTTCCTCGGCTACGTCGGGCAGGGCATGCTTGACGGATGCGCCGTCGGGGAGGTCTTCGCCTCACCGGCCGCCGAGAAGATGGCCGACATGATCCGCGCCTGCGACCGCGGCGCCGGCGTCCTGTGCCTGTACGGCAACTACAACGGCGACGTCTTCAACTTCCGCATGGCCTGCGAGGACGTCGAGTTCGACGATATCGAGACCCGGCAGCTGCTCGGCCGCGACGACGTCGCCAGCTCTCCGAAGGAGCGCGCCGACAAGCGGCGGGGCGTGGCCGGGCTGGTCTACGCGTTCAAGATCGCCGGGGCCGCCGCCGAGAAGATGATGACACTCGACGAGGTCACCGCCGTCACCGCCCGCGCCCTGGACAACATCCGCACCATGGGGGTGGCACTGTCCCCGTGCATTGTCCCCAAGGTCGGTGAGCCGACCTTCACCATCCAGGAGGGGCAGATCGAGATCGGCATGGGCATCCACGGGGAGGCCGGCATCGAGGTGCGCCCCATGATGACCGCCGAGGAGATCGCCCGCCTCATCCTGGAGACCATCGAGGCGGACCTGCCGCTGGCCGCCGGGGACGAGGTCTCGGTGATGATCAATGGCCTGGGTGGCACACCGCTGGAGGAACAACTAATCGTGTACCGCTCCGTGCACGCCCTGCTGGCCGAACGCGGAGTCACGGTAGTCATGCCCCATGTGGGCGAGTTCGCCACCTCCATGGAGATGGCGGGGCTGTCAGTGTCCGTGTTCAAGCTCGACGCCGAGCTGAAGGAACTGCTGCGCGCCCCGGCCACCACGCCCTTCTACACCAATGCGAACAAGTGA